From the Calliopsis andreniformis isolate RMS-2024a chromosome 4, iyCalAndr_principal, whole genome shotgun sequence genome, one window contains:
- the Myd88 gene encoding myeloid differentiation primary response protein MyD88 yields the protein MIVDLSAVPLVALSVESKQTISTLLNPPKVIPSENGLPRDWRGLAHISNLGGEMMPLLTSHSDPSTYILTAWEQKERNITIKDFQAALEELDRWDILDDTLELFEKDAEKYLEQLQKSQTSAEVIANEVDEKVLTVDDLHRLRQGLENQYYDAFLLYADEDINFATEMVDRLENQYNLKLCLKDRDLIGGVTFEHEAVMTLISERCNRLIVIVSSNFLKSPANKFFLNYAQALGIDKRQRKVIPCLYEKCQLPPQLNYMFILDYNRVGLYDFWGKLRDSVQTPSKAISNKNSMTSEKQHTLLSKKENCCTNATKDPEKEDKYLEPSQLQRIEIKDDEEKLKTDETVQSNKRHNFLHWTKKKWARKPESDKKEYVPITETVSLPSLVGLDALNTSTNSVEKKPKAKFINKYMKKVQLKKVLVKS from the exons ATGATAGTTGATCTGTCAGCAGTGCCACTTGTTGCTTTGTCCGTCGAATCTAAACAGACTATTTCGACGTTGCTAAATCCACCGAAAGTTATTCCGTCCGAAAATGGCTTGCCAAG GGATTGGCGGGGACTTGCACACATATCAAACTTAGGAGGAGAAATGATGCCACTGTTGACATCACATTCAGATCCATCCACATATATTTTAACAGCCTGGGAGCaaaaggaaagaaatattacaaTTAAAGACTTTCAAGCAGCACTAGAAGAACTTGACAGATGGGATATTTTAGATGATACTTTGGAACTTTTTG aaaAGGATGCTGAAAAATATTTAGAGCAGCTGCAAAAATCTCAGACATCAGCTGAAGTCATAGCTAATGAAGTTGATGAGAAAGTTCTCACTGTTG atGATCTCCATAGACTAAGGCAAGGACTAGAAAATCAATATTATGATGCTTTTTTGTTGTATGCTGATGAAGATATTAACTTTGCAACAGAAATGGTGGATAGATTAGAAAATCAGTACAACTTAAAG ctTTGCTTAAAAGATAGAGACTTGATTGGTGGAGTTACATTTGAACATGAAGCTGTAATGACGCTGATCTCAGAAAGGTGTAACAGATTAATTGTGATAGTGTCATCCAATTTTCTTAAAAGTCCAGCAAATAAATTCTTTTTAAACTATGCACAAGCACTAGGCATTG ATAAACGTCAAAGGAAAGTTATACCATGCTTGTATGAAAAATGTCAATTACCACCACAGTTGAATTACATGTTCATATTAGATTATAATAGAGTGGGCTTGTATGATTTCTGGGGAAAATTGCGCGACTCTGTGCAAACTCCAAGTAAAGCAATCAGTAATAAAAACag TATGACGTCGGAAAAGCAACATACGTTACTTTCCAAGAAAGAAAATTGCTGcaccaatgcaacaaaagatccCGAAAAAGAAGACAAATACTTAGAACCTTCACAACTCCAGAGGATCGAAATAAAAGATGACGAAGAGAAATTAAAAACAGACGAAACCGTACAAAGTAATAAAAGACACAATTTCCTGCACTGGACGAAAAAGAAGTGGGCCCGAAAACCCGAAAGCGATAAGAAGGAATATGTACCAATCACAGAAACAGTGAGTTTGCCATCACTTGTGGGCTTGGATGCATTGAACACATCAACGAATTCTGTGGAGAAAAAACCAAAAgcaaaatttataaataaatacatgAAGAAAGTGCAATTGAAAAAAGTACTTGTGAAGTCATGA
- the LOC143178565 gene encoding histone H3.3 type c-like: MVRPKDARRSRISPTRSEASTTHTLVDRNKNKLRKKRVFQEIRYLRKSVKLLIPKLPFARLVRDIILDHFPALHITRIQALALEALQEATEAYLVQFFEDCILLAEHANRVTLKVHDIYLLRRIRGRDDIINK; this comes from the exons ATGGTTCGTCCAAAGGATGCTAGAAG ATCGCGTATTAGTCCAACTCGTAGTGAAGCATCAACC ACTCATACACTAGTGGATAGAAACAAAAACAAGCTTAGGAAGAAACGTGTTTTTCAAGAAATTCGATATCTTAGAAAATCTGTAAAGTTACTTATACCAAAACTTCCCTTTGCCCGCTTAGTGAGAGACATTATTCTAGACCACTTTCCAGCACTGCATATTACGAG AATTCAGGCACTTGCACTTGAAGCTCTTCAAGAGGCAACTGAAGCATATTTAGTTCAGTtctttgaagattgtatattattGGCAGAGCACGCAAACCGTGTAACTCTGAAAGTACATGATATATATTTATTACGACGAATTAGAGGCAGAGATGACATCATAAACAAATAA